Proteins from a single region of Ziziphus jujuba cultivar Dongzao chromosome 1, ASM3175591v1:
- the LOC107422865 gene encoding hypothetical protein At1g04090, translating into MGNCLAVSTSTRDISKKRKTLPIETFFKLPSPLPSWPSGEGFATGVIDLGGGLQVCQISSFTKVWSTNEGGPGNLGASFFEPSSLPEGFHSLGFYCQPNNTPFFGWTLAAKEDDHPSNEILKNPVDYTLVWSSESLKIKKDGNGYFWLPTPPDGYKSTGVVVTTSPEKPSVEKIRCVRLDFTDECEADTWIWGPSKTNDANGFNAYGLRPKNKGTQAMGVRVGTFIAQNGGGGATTLPSSLACLKNTNSSITSSMPNKNQIDAIFQAYSPFLYFHPDEKHLPSSVTWYFANGALLYHKTEESKPVPIEPNGSNLPQGGQNDGTYWLDLPVDKAEKERVKKGDLQSSEVYLHAKPMLGGTFTDIAIWLFYPFNGPSTAKVEIIDVPLGKIGEHIGDWEHLTLRVSNFNGELWRAYFSEHSGGTWVDASELEFHSGNKLVGYASLNGHALYSKPGLVLQGSNGIGIRNDTAKSKLTMDMGSRYSVVAAEYLGSDITEPPWLNYLRKWGPKIDYNIAEEAKKVEKLLPGRLKTAFEKFVNSLPNEIFGEEGPTGPKVKMNWSGDEP; encoded by the exons ATGGGGAATTGTCTTGCCGTGTCCACTTCTACAAGGGATAtttccaagaaaagaaaaactttacCCATTGAAACCTTCTTCAAGCTTCCCTCTCCATTGCCTTCTTGGCCTTCAG GTGAAGGATTTGCAACTGGTGTTATTGATCTTGGTGGTGGATTACAAGTCTGTCAAATTTCATCTTTCACCAAAGTTTGGTCCACCAATGAAGGAGGACCTGGCAATCTCGGAGCCAGCTTTTTTGAACCGTCTTCTTTACCAGAAGGATTCCATAGTCTAGGATTTTACTGCCAGCCAAACAACACGCCTTTCTTCGGTTGGACACTCGCTGCGAAAGAAGACGACCACCCCTCCAATGAAATTCTCAAGAACCCAGTTGATTACACTCTGGTTTGGAGTAGTGAGTCGTTGAAgatcaagaaagatggcaatgGCTACTTCTGGTTACCAACTCCTCCAGATGGTTACAAATCAACCGGAGTTGTTGTCACAACCTCGCCGGAAAAGCCTTCAGTCGAAAAAATCCGGTGTGTTCGGTTGGATTTCACCGATGAATGCGAAGCCGATACGTGGATCTGGGGACCAAGCAAGACGAATGATGCAAATGGGTTCAATGCATATGGTCTCAGACCCAAAAACAAAGGTACACAAGCTATGGGTGTTCGTGTAGGAACATTCATAGCCCAAAATGGTGGAGGAGGAGCTACTACTTTACCTTCTTCATTAGCTTGTTTGAAGAACACTAATTCTTCAATCACATCTTCCATGCCTAACAAAAACCAGATCGACGCAATCTTTCAAGCTTATTCACCATTTTTATACTTCCATCCTGATGAAAAGCACCTTCCATCCTCTGTAACATGGTATTTCGCAAATGGAGCTCTTCTGTATCACAAAACAGAGGAATCAAAACCTGTTCCGATTGAACCAAATGGGTCTAATCTTCCTCAAGGTGGTCAAAACGACGGCACTTATTGGTTGGATCTTCCTGTTGATAAAGCAGAAAAGGAAAGGGTAAAGAAAGGGGATTTGCAGAGCTCAGAGGTTTATCTACACGCAAAGCCAATGCTTGGAGGAACTTTCACTGACATAGCCATTTGGCTTTTTTACCCTTTCAATGGCCCTTCAACAGCCAAGGTGGAGATCATCGATGTTCCACTGGGGAAGATAGGAGAGCATATAGGAGATTGGGAACATTTAACACTGagagtgagcaatttcaatggCGAGCTATGGAGGGCTTATTTCTCAGAACACAGTGGGGGTACATGGGTTGATGCATCTGAGCTCGAATTCCATAGCGGGAACAAATTGGTTGGTTATGCTTCGTTGAATGGACATGCTTTGTATTCCAAACCTGGACTTGTTTTGCAAGGGAGTAATGGGATTGGGATACGGAACGATACCGCGAAGAGCAAGCTAACGATGGATATGGGATCGAGGTACTCTGTAGTTGCGGCAGAGTATTTGGGTTCTGATATCACAGAGCCTCCATGGCTGAACTATTTGAGGAAATGGGGTCCGAAGATTGACTATAATATTGCAGAGGAAGCGAAGAAGGTGGAGAAGCTATTGCCTGGGAGACTGAAAACCGCGTTTGAGAAGTTTGTGAATAGTCTTCCCAATGAGATATTTGGTGAAGAAGGACCTACGGGTCCTAAAGTGAAAATGAATTGGAGTGGAGATGAACCA